A section of the Chryseobacterium scophthalmum genome encodes:
- a CDS encoding DNA polymerase III subunit alpha: MFLNCHTYHSLRYGTISVEDLVQLAVDYQLKVLALTDINTVTGIYQFYKLCQEKGIKPIVGMDIRVKNEQYYICLAKTPKGIAEVNRLLTNYNCEGIEIAKANPELKDSFVIYPLTNIPEKLLDHEFIGIRQDELNRLFHPELKALAHKMIILHPITFKTDEEYELHKVLRAIDGNTLFTKLTEDDYCKSNETFIGKRRLLEKYSQYPEIIENTKYIVDECSFDFDFKTPKNKKYYTENKENDFKLLKKLAYEGLNKRYPDDNVQAKARVDKELAVIDQLNFCGYFLITWDIVQYSNRMDFMHVGRGSGANSIVSYCIGITDICPLELDLYFERFLNLNRKTPPDFDLDWSWKNRDTILEYIFKKYGKDHVAFCGTNVEFKSRSRFRELGKVFGLPKEELDLLSKKPKDQHDQNSIVQEIYKYERLLIGFPNQRSMHSCGILISEEPITNYSALEFPPKEFPIVQFDMHTAEDIGLEKFDILSQRGLGTIKDAVKLIEEKRGITINIEDTRISKNETKCNEFLSIGKTIGCFYIESPAMRGLLRRLKCDNYKVLVAASSIIRPGVAQSGMMREYIFRHNHPDQFEYFHEVFEKELGETYGIMVYQEDVIKIALHFGGVSAENGDVLRRAMSGKGRSLSALQKLKDDFFESCRKKGHPEQLSQEVYRQIESFAGYSFCKAHSASYAVESYQSLYLKVYYPIDFMVCAINNGGGFYRTEVYVHEAKMSGATIKNPCINLSEYQTTVYGTNVYLGLMHIEKVEGKTAMLIPEERRNNGEYTSLENFVKRIPIGIETLQILIFIGAFRFTGKQKHDLLIQARFLFGNDQSTFRHPTLLDEPQKEYKLPVIIKNPFEDAFDEIEILGFPVSFSPFDLLQTKYRGTVMAKDLVKNHKKQIKMLAYLISRKHVPTKRGAMFFGTWIDAEGEYFDTAHFPNCLQEYPFQGGGCYLLLGTVEVDFHFPTITIHKMAKMPFVPDPRYSMDKEKSLEAASTLHEDVSMTQRKPYPQEHEIGLPRQKMI; encoded by the coding sequence ATGTTTCTCAATTGCCATACTTATCACAGTTTACGTTATGGAACCATCTCTGTTGAAGACCTGGTCCAGCTGGCTGTTGATTATCAGCTAAAAGTGTTGGCGCTGACCGATATCAATACCGTGACCGGTATCTATCAGTTTTACAAACTTTGTCAGGAAAAAGGGATCAAACCGATTGTAGGTATGGATATTAGGGTTAAAAATGAACAATACTACATCTGTCTTGCAAAAACCCCAAAAGGCATCGCAGAGGTCAACAGGCTTTTGACTAATTATAATTGTGAAGGAATCGAGATCGCTAAAGCTAATCCAGAACTGAAGGATAGTTTTGTGATCTATCCCTTAACAAATATTCCTGAAAAACTGCTGGACCATGAATTTATCGGGATAAGACAGGATGAGCTCAATCGGTTGTTCCATCCTGAATTGAAAGCTTTAGCCCATAAAATGATCATCCTACATCCGATAACCTTTAAGACAGATGAAGAATATGAACTTCATAAAGTACTAAGAGCAATAGATGGAAACACTTTATTTACTAAACTCACAGAGGATGATTATTGTAAAAGCAATGAGACCTTTATCGGTAAAAGAAGACTGTTAGAGAAGTATTCCCAATATCCGGAGATCATTGAAAACACCAAATATATTGTTGATGAATGCAGTTTTGACTTTGACTTTAAAACACCCAAAAACAAAAAGTATTATACCGAAAACAAGGAAAATGATTTTAAATTATTGAAAAAACTGGCTTATGAGGGCTTAAACAAAAGATATCCTGATGATAACGTACAGGCAAAGGCAAGAGTGGATAAAGAACTGGCAGTGATCGATCAACTTAATTTCTGTGGCTATTTTTTGATCACCTGGGATATCGTCCAGTACAGCAACCGAATGGACTTTATGCATGTTGGTCGGGGAAGCGGGGCCAATTCCATTGTGAGCTACTGCATCGGGATCACGGACATATGCCCATTGGAACTGGACCTTTATTTTGAAAGGTTTTTAAACCTTAACAGGAAGACACCACCAGATTTTGACTTGGATTGGAGTTGGAAGAACAGGGATACTATTTTGGAATATATCTTTAAAAAATATGGAAAGGATCACGTTGCCTTTTGCGGGACCAATGTCGAGTTCAAAAGCAGGTCAAGGTTCAGGGAACTAGGGAAAGTGTTCGGGCTTCCGAAAGAAGAACTGGATCTGCTTTCCAAAAAACCAAAAGACCAACACGATCAGAACTCCATTGTTCAGGAGATCTATAAATATGAAAGGTTACTGATTGGCTTTCCCAATCAGAGGAGCATGCATTCCTGCGGGATCCTGATCTCCGAAGAGCCGATCACGAATTACTCCGCTTTGGAGTTTCCTCCAAAGGAATTCCCGATCGTACAGTTCGATATGCATACGGCAGAGGACATAGGTCTTGAAAAATTTGATATCCTCTCACAAAGAGGATTGGGAACGATAAAGGACGCAGTCAAACTGATCGAGGAAAAAAGAGGGATCACGATAAATATTGAAGATACAAGGATCTCAAAAAATGAGACCAAGTGCAATGAGTTCCTGAGTATCGGAAAGACCATTGGCTGTTTTTATATTGAATCTCCGGCAATGCGCGGATTATTGCGAAGACTGAAATGTGATAACTACAAAGTACTGGTTGCCGCCTCGTCTATTATTCGCCCTGGGGTGGCACAAAGCGGCATGATGCGGGAATACATCTTCCGGCATAACCATCCTGATCAGTTTGAGTATTTTCATGAGGTCTTTGAAAAAGAGCTCGGTGAGACCTATGGGATTATGGTCTATCAGGAGGACGTAATTAAGATCGCATTACACTTTGGTGGAGTCTCTGCGGAAAATGGTGATGTTTTAAGAAGAGCTATGAGCGGCAAGGGCCGTTCATTGTCAGCTTTACAGAAATTAAAAGATGATTTTTTTGAGTCCTGCAGGAAGAAAGGACATCCTGAACAATTATCTCAGGAAGTGTATCGCCAGATCGAATCCTTTGCAGGATACTCATTTTGCAAGGCGCACTCGGCTTCTTATGCGGTAGAAAGCTATCAGAGTTTATATCTGAAAGTCTACTACCCTATTGATTTTATGGTCTGTGCCATCAACAATGGAGGTGGATTTTACAGAACCGAAGTTTATGTTCATGAAGCAAAAATGTCGGGAGCCACTATCAAAAACCCTTGTATCAACCTCAGCGAATATCAAACAACAGTGTATGGAACAAATGTCTATTTAGGACTCATGCACATTGAAAAAGTTGAAGGGAAAACCGCCATGCTGATTCCCGAAGAAAGAAGAAATAACGGAGAATATACTTCTCTGGAAAATTTCGTCAAAAGGATACCGATTGGAATTGAAACCCTGCAGATCCTCATCTTTATCGGGGCGTTCAGGTTTACAGGAAAACAAAAACATGACCTACTGATTCAGGCAAGGTTCCTGTTTGGGAATGACCAATCAACATTCAGACATCCAACCTTATTGGATGAACCACAAAAAGAATACAAGCTTCCGGTCATTATCAAAAATCCTTTTGAAGATGCATTTGATGAAATTGAGATTCTGGGTTTTCCTGTTTCATTCAGTCCTTTTGATCTGTTGCAGACCAAATACAGGGGAACGGTAATGGCGAAAGATCTCGTTAAAAATCACAAGAAGCAGATCAAAATGCTCGCTTACCTTATTTCCAGGAAACATGTTCCCACGAAAAGAGGAGCCATGTTTTTCGGAACCTGGATTGATGCAGAAGGCGAATATTTTGATACAGCACATTTTCCCAATTGTCTCCAAGAGTATCCATTTCAGGGCGGAGGCTGCTACTTATTGTTGGGTACCGTTGAGGTGGATTTTCACTTTCCGACGATTACCATTCACAAAATGGCAAAGATGCCGTTTGTACCCGATCCAAGATATTCGATGGACAAAGAAAAATCCTTAGAAGCAGCCAGTACACTGCATGAAGATGTCAGCATGACGCAGAGAAAACCTTATCCGCAGGAGCATGAGATCGGTTTACCGAGACAGAAAATGATTTAG